From a region of the Etheostoma cragini isolate CJK2018 chromosome 22, CSU_Ecrag_1.0, whole genome shotgun sequence genome:
- the rrs1 gene encoding ribosome biogenesis regulatory protein homolog has product MAACSVEELLVKAEQEEAEKLKSITVKKDLDLEFDIGNLLACDKNTVDSRDFRKQKKDDFLRLLARDNTQLLINEIWKQPTERVEEAIVSKLPEPTTPLPREKPPPKPKAPSKWEEFAKLKGIQKKKKTNLVWDETAKEWKRRWGYKRAKDDTKEWLIEVPETADPNEDQFAKRTKAKTERVAKNEFNRLKNIARAQKVKLPGVGLTPTAQQSKDDLSKAVSVARTSTASVGRFQDRLPKEKPPKNTGKKRKFEPLIGNFSSEKQKQLELLKLMDSKKPKLDITKAVNKQMREDDREEASAKYKKGAGKKGRKGNMSGKGKGNGGKGKGGKGKGGKAGGGGGGGGKRRGKPGKH; this is encoded by the exons ATGGCCGCGTGCAGTGTGGAAGAGCTGTTAGTCAAAGCTGAGCAAGAAGAGgcagaaaaactgaaaagcaTCACTGTGAAGAAAGACCTCGACCTGGAGTTTGACATCGGTAACCTGCTAGCTTGTGACAAAAACACCGTCGACTCGCGGGACTTTAGAAAGCAGAAGAAAGACGACTTCCTGCGGTTGTTAGCTCGTGACAACACGCAGCTGCTCATCAACGAGATCTGGAAACAGCCCACGGAAAGGGTCGAGGAGGCGATAGTGTCCAAATTACCAGAGCCGACGACCCCGCTGCCCAGAGAGAAGCCACCTCCGAAGCCTAAAGCTCCATCAAAATGGGAAGAGTTCGCCAAGCTGAAGGGcatacagaagaagaagaagaccaaCCTGGTTTGGGATGAGACCGCGAAGGAGTGGAAGAGGCGCTGGGGCTACAAGAGGGCCAAGGATGACACCAAGGAGTGGCTGATTGAGGTGCCGGAGACCGCAGACCCAAATGAGGACCAGTTCGCCAAACGCACCAAAGCCAAGACTGAGAGAGTGGCTAAAAACGAGTTCAACAGGCTGAAGAACATCGCCCGGGCACAGAAG GTCAAACTGCCAGGTGTGGGGCTTACGCCTACAGCCCAGCAGTCTAAAGACGACCTGTCAAAAGCTGTAAGTGTGGCCAGAACCTCCACAGCATCTGTGGGGAGGTTCCAGGACCGCCTGCCTAAAGAGAAACCACCAAAGAACACAGGCAAGAAGAGGAAGTTTGAGCCCCTCATCGGCAACTTTTCTAGCGAGAAGCAGAAGCAGCTGGAGCTTCTGAAACTCATGGACAGCAAGAAGCCCAAGTTGGACATCACCAAGGCTGTCAATAAGCAGATGAGAGAGGACGACAGAGAGGAGGCCTCAGCTAAGTACAAGAAGGGAGCAGGGAAGAAGGGACGCAAAGGCAACATGTCAGGAAAGGGGAAAGGAAATGGTGGGAAAGGAAAAGGAGGCAAAGGAAAAGGAGGTaaagctggaggaggaggaggaggaggagggaagaggagaggcaAACCTGGGAAGCATTGA